TCGGCGGCGGCCCCGGCGGCTTGAGCGCCGCCCGCGCCCTCAAGCGCCAGGGCATCAGCTACGAGCAGTTCGAGCGTCACAGCGATGTCGGCGGCATCTGGGATATCAATAATCCAGGCAGCCCGATGTACGAATCGGCGCATTTCATTTCGTCGCGCGATTTGTCCGGCTACGCCGATTTTCCGATGCCGAAAGATTATCCCGATTACCCGACCAATCAGCAGATTGTCGACTACGTCAGGTCGTTTGCCCGGGCCTTTGGTTTGTATGACAACATCCGTTTCGGCGTGTCGGTAAAGGCGATTGACAAGTTACCGGACGGCCGCTGGCAAGTCACGCTGGAGAACGGCGAACAGCGTCATTACCGGGCGGTCATCTGCGCCACCGGCTGCAACTGGGATCCCAGCCTGCCGGAAATCAAGGGCCATTTCAACGGCGAAATCCGCCACTCCGTGAGCTACAAGCGCGGCGAGGAATTCAAGGGCAAGCGCGTAATGGTGGTCGGCGCGGGTAACTCCGGTGCTGACATCTCCTGCGATGCGGCCACCTACGCCGATGCCGCCTTCATCAGCATGCGCCGCGGCTACTACTTTATTCCCAAACACTTGTTCGGCGTGCCAGCCGACGAGTTTGCCGAAAAGGGGCCGCAATTACCAATGTGGGTGGAGCGTCCAGTATTCAGCGTGATCCTGCGCATGATCACCGGCGACCTGACCCGCTATGGCCTGCAGAAGCCGGATCACAAGTTGTTTGAAAGTCATCCGTTGATGAATACGCAATTGCTGCATCATCTGCAGCACGGCAATATCGCGGTACGCCCGGACGTCGAGCGTTATGACGGCGACGAGGTGGTGTTCAAGGATGGCAGCCGCGAGAAACTGGACCTGGTGCTGTACGCCACCGGCTACAAATGGAGTGCGCCGTATGCCGGCCGCTATTTTGAATGGCAGGGCGGACGACCGCAGATGTATTTGTCGGTGTTCAACCGGGTGCATCGCAACCTGTTTGGGATCGGCTACATCGAAACCAATTCCAGCGCCTTCAAATTGTTCGATGCGCAAGCGCACCTGATCGCCAGCTATCTGCGCGAGCAGTCCGCAGGAGTTGAGCGAGTGCGCACTTTCGACGAACTGATTGCGCATGACGATCCCGATCTGTCGGGTGGCATCAAGTTCATCAAGTCGCAGCGACATACGGTTTACCTGGAAGTGCATGCGCTCAAGCGCTACCTGAAGAAGCTGCACAAGCGCATCGGCTGGCCGGCTTTGCGCGATGGTGATTACCTGCCACTGCTCAAGCCGCAAGTGGCGGCAATCCCGTCGACCCGCAATGATCCGCTGAAGGAGGCGGCATGAAGCTCGGCCCGGAATTCGCCGGCCGGGTCGCCTTGCTGACCGGCGCCGCCGGCGGCATCGGCCGCGAGATCGCCAAGCGCCTGGACGCTGCCGGTCTGCGGCTGGTGCTGTGCGACCTGAACCAGGATGGCCTGGCCGAACTTGCTGCAGGCCTGCAGCAGGCGCCGCTGCTGATCGCTGGCGACCTGTGCCAGCGGCCGTTGCTGGAACAGATCCACGCCACCGTCGAAAAGGAATTCGGTCATCTCGACATCCTGCTCAACAATGCCGCAGTGGTACGCACCGATCGCTTTGACGAATACACACTCGATCATATCGAAGGTGACCTGCATATCAATCTGATCACACCGCTGTTGTTGGCGCGCATCATGGTGCCATTGCTCAAGCTGGCGCCCGATCCACGCATCATCAATACGATTTCGCTGGGCGGTGTCTTGCCGATGCCGGAGAGTCCGTTGTACAGTGCCAGCAAGTTTGGTTTGCGCGGCGCGACGCTGTCGATCGCGGTCGATTTTGCAAAGAAGGGAATCAAGGTCGGCGGCATCCTGCCGTCCTCGGTTGACACCGCGCAGTTGCGGCATGAAGCACTGACCGGCGGTAGCGCCTTGAACTTCATCGACCCGCCGCAAAGCCCGGCACATGTGGCTGACGAGATGTTGCGCATGTTGCTGGAGCCACGCTTCGAGCGTTATCCGAAAGTGTCCGATGCAATGATGGTGCGGCTGGCCATGCTGTTCCCGAATCAGATCGGCAAAATCATCAACTGGTTTGAAAAGAAAGGCCAGGCCGGGCGCAAGCGCTATCTTGAGGAGCGCGGCCTGACCGGCCAAGTGGTGCGTTGGTAGTTGCGCCTGGCCGACAGAGGCATTAGATAGAAGCATTAGAAATAGGCATTAGAAATAAACGCAACACCAAGGCGGCCGGATTCCGCAGTAGACGGACGGCCGCCGGGCAGGACCCCTGATCCCGCTGTACAAACATAACAACCCCGCCTGAGGGAGATGAGATATGGCTTCAAGCGCAGCGCCGGCCACGGCCACTGTGACCACGCTCGATTCCACCGCGCCTGCTTCGGCAGCGCCGGCTGCCGCCATGACGGCGCCAAGTCCGCGCGCATTGCTGCGGCTGGGCGTGGTGTATGCGGTCGCCATCAACGGCACTATCCTGACGCCGTTCATTGTCTCCACCCTGATGCTGCGCTTCGGCCTGGACGAAGGCCAGGCAACCATGATGACCGGCTTTGAAATGCTCGGCATGGCGCTCAGTTGCATGCTGTTGCCGCATCTGGCGGCGCGCTTTGCGTTGCGCTTTGCCTGGATCGGCACGCTCGGCGCGATTACCTGCCAGGTTGCCAGCGCACTGTTGGCCGGCGCCCAGGCGGTCGGGATTGCGCGCGGCCTGGCCGGCGTGTTCGAAGGCATGCTGTTCATGCTGGTGGCGGCGCGGGTCGCCAACCAGCCGTCAGCCGAGCGGATCTGGGGTGCGATCATCCTGTTCGCTGGCCTGGTCAACGGCGCGCTGCTGATCGGCATTTCGTATTTACCGGAACGTTGGGCAGCGCAATGGCTGTTCCTGGCGTTGGCCGCCTTGATTGCGATTGCTGCGCCGCTGTTGTTGCACGCCGGCCGCGATATTGTCCATGCACCACGCCAGGCCGCGTCTGCGGCCGGTCTGCCCTGGCTGCGCGTCGGCGCCGTCTGGCTTTTCACGATCTTGATCTACGGTGTGCAGGCCGGGCAGTGGGCCGTCACTGAACTGGTCGGCCAGCATGCCGGGCTGGCGACATCGACCATCGGCATCCTGCTGTCACTCTCTTCCTTCCTCGGGTTTGTCGGCTGCATCGCGTCTTCTTGGCGCGGCAGCCATCGACATCGCATGCCGATCATCTGTGCTGCCCAACTGCTGATGATTGTGTCGCTGCTGTGGTTTTTCTCAACCCGCAACGGCGCCGCCTACTTCAGCAGCCAATTCCTGCTCAACGTCGGCTTTTATGCGCTGACGCCATTCCTGACCGGCCTGTTGTCCGAGATCGACGAAGACGGTTCGCTGGTGTCGCGCACGGTGGTAGTGACGCTGGTCGGCGTGGCATTCGGCACCACGCTGGCGGGCTGGCTGTTAACTGCGCTTGGTGTCGAACATTTCGGCATGGTGCTGGCGGCAGCGGTGTTACTTGGCGTGCCTTTGGTAGCCATTGCCTTTTCCCGGCCAGGCACGGCCCGAACCTGATCCCGATACAGAAGTAATCCAGATTTTCCCATCTGTTGTGATTTGACCTGCGAGGAGATATAAAAATGAAAATTCATCCAATCCAGCCGAAAGCCCTGGTGTTGTTGTTGGCCGTGGCCTGGGGCTGCGGCCAGCTGGCGGCGCCGGCATCGGCCCAGCAGGCAGCCAAACTGGGTGCCGAACTGACGCCGATCGGTGCCGAAAAGGCAGGTAACAAAGATGGCACCATCCCGGCCTGGAGCGGCGGCGATGTTACGGCGGCGGGATACAAAGCCGGGCAGCCGCGCCCCAATCCATACGCCAGCGACAAGCCGCTGCTGACCATCAATGCTGCCAATGTCGATAAATATGCAGCGCGGTTATCGCCCGGCCAGGTGCAACTGATCAAGAGCATCAAGGGTTATCGGATGGATGTGTATCCGACCCACCGTTCCTGCGGTTATCCGGAGGTAGTGTACGAACGCAGCAAGGCCAATGTCGGCTTTGCCAAGATTGCGGCCAATGGCTACGAACTGGCAGAAGCCAAGACCGCCGGCTATCCGTTCCCGATGCCGGCCAACGGCGTCGAGGCAATGTGGAATTTCAAGATGCGCTACCAGGGCGAAGGTTTGACCTGGGCCTACGCGACGGTAGTTCCGCCTAAGGGCGGCAGCGGTATCGGCGAACCGTTGATCCAGGAGGACTACATCCTGTTTCCGCTGTCGGATCCAAAAAATAACACCATTGCCGGCGCCAAGGGCGTCGAGTCCCTTTACCTGAGCCCTTACATCGCACCCGCCCAGTTCGCCGGCGACGTCACCCTGTCGCACGGGTATATCGGCAAGCCGAATGATATCTGGCTGTACTTCGCCAGCCAGCGCCGGGTCCGCCGCGCACCGACCTATTCCTACGACGCGCCGATCCTGAATGATGAAAACCTCGAAACCATCGACCAGTACACGATGTACAACGGTCCGCTCGACCGCTACGACTATAAGCTGGTCGGCAAGAAGGAAATGATCGTTCCTTACAACTGGAACAAGGTCAACTCGGTGGAAAACAAGATCGCCGATGTGGTGCAGCCGACCTTCCTCAATCGCGACCTGACCCGCTACGAAACCCACCGTGTCTGGGAAATTGAGGCAACCGTCAAACAGGGCGCGCGTCATACCTTCCCGAAACGTACTTTCTATCTGGATGAAGATTCCTGGCAAATCCTGGTGCAGGACCTGTACGACGGCCAGGGCAAGGTGCAGCGTGTGATGGAAAGCGGTGTGGTGATGGCCACCGAACTGCCGGCATGTGTGCAAGAAGCATACGCCAGCCATGACCTGTCGCTGGGCCGCTATATCGCCGAACGGATTCCGGCTGGACAAAAGCAATCGGACTGGCTAGCCGGGCGCGACGGACGCGTCAAGGAATCGATGTTCGAACCGGATGGCTTGCGCCGCTTCGCTAGCCGCTGATTGACGCATACACGGTGGCGGCGGGCATTGCCGGTGATTGCCGGGGCGCCGCCCATTAATAAAAATCGCGCAGTTCATTCGTAGCCGGGGAGAGACAGGAATGAAGAAGATGGGGAGAAACACGCGGCCAAGTTTCAGGCCGGGCATGGTGGTGGCGTTGGCATTGGGCACGTCGACGGTAATCAGTCATTCGGCCAGGGCAGAACAGTTCGATCTTGGTAACGGCCTTCGGGGCAGCTTCGATTCATCCATATCCTTCGGCGTCGGAGTGCGCACGTCGAGCCCAAACTGTACTTTCATCGGCCAAGACAACGGCGGATGCGCGAGCAGCGGCCAGGTTGAATTGGCGCGTCGCGATCCGGTGAATTTCAATCAGTCCTACGATCTGACGCGACTCAACCAGGACAACGGCAACCTCAATTATAAAAGCGGACAGGTATTCTCGGCCGCCGTGCGCGGCGTGCACGACCTCTACCTGAAAGCGCCGGACGGCTGGAGCGGCCTGATGCGCGCCGCCTGGTCTTACGATTTTGCCGCAGACCACACCAGCTACGCAGATCTGGAACCAGACGCACGCAGCCATGCGGTGCATGACATCCGCTTGCTGGATGCTTACGTCAACAAGGAGTTCGAAATCGACCAGCATCCGGTGCGGGTGCGGGTTGGTAATCAGGTGATCAGCTGGGGCGAGGATATTTTCATTCCCGGCGGGATCAATTCGATCAATGCCATCGATGTGCGGCGTGCGCATAGTCCGGGCGTGCAGTTGAAGGAAATATTTCGCCCGGCGCCGATCCTCTCGCTCAACGCCGAGGTAGCAAAAGGTTTGAGCGTGGAAGGTTATTACCAGACGCGCTGGAACGGTTACGAATTCGATCCGGTCGGTACTTTCTTCTCGACCAGCGACATCGTCGGTCGCGGCTCCACCGGCGCATTCTTGCCGACTTCGCTGGTCAATTCGGTGACTGGTCCACTGGGCCTGCCGTCAGCGCCGCCAGGTACGGTCGGCGATACCGGAACCCGCATCATCGGCATCAATCCGAGTACGGGCTTGCCATTCAACCGTCAACTGACTGCGGGCGAACTGGCCGATCCAAACCTCAATCCATTGTATGGCCCGCTGGTCCACAGCGGCAGCGTGATTCCGCGCGGTATCGACCACAATCCCAGGAACAGCGGGCAGTTCGGGCTGTCGACACGCTATACCTTTCCCGATAGCGGCGACGAACTGGCTTTCTACTACGTGCGTTATCACGACAAGATTCCGTTTGCCAGTATCCGCGTCAACCAGGGCACCACCGCCAATCCGTTCGGCTGGCAGGATATCTACCTGGATTACGCTGAAGACCGCAATCTGTTTGGCGTTTCCTACAACACCCGCGCCGGCGACTGGGCGTTTGGTACGGAGTTGTCGTTCCGGCCGAAGGAAAGCATTCCCATCGATCCGACCATCGTCGCCAATCCGGCCAACCCGTATTACTGCAATGCCGACCTCAATCCCGCTAATTACCGGCCAACCGGCTATGTCTGTCGCGGTGCGATCGATCAGAAGAAATATCAGTTCCACCTGACCGCACTGAATATCTTTACGCCGGGCGGCAGCTTTGGCGGTTTGCTGCGGGCGCTGGGCGCCACAGAGGGTTCCTTTACCTCAGAACTGGCAGCAGCCTATTATCCCGACGTCGACCTCAATCAAGGCATTCCGTATTCGGTCACCTCCGATTATCGGCCGCCGACAAAGCTTTCCAGCGGCCTGGTGGCGCAGATTGGCGTCAATTATCCGGCAGCGTTCGGCGGCCAAGCCTCCTACGCGCCGGATCTGTCGGTGTCATATGGCGTCTCGGGCGTGTCCGCCAGCGCCTTACCCGGATTCATCCAGGGGGCGGGCGCTGTGGTGGTGGGCCTGACCGTGGATTTCAAGACCAAGCCGGCGACCAAGATGCGGGTCGACTATACCCACAACTATGGCGGCGGCCAGTCCAACCTGAGCCGTGACCGCGACTTCGCCACCTTCAGTTTCACCACCTCGTTCTGATGGGCGCCGACGTTGGCATCGGCAAACGGGTGCACTCATCTACCAAGATCATTGATTGGATTCAGGCATGAGCGGTACAACTCAACATCGCGCCAGGGAAGGGCGGCTGACACGGCTGGTGGCCGCATTGGAAGCGATATTGTTCAGACGGCGCCTGGCGGTGCTGCTGACCTTCGCCGTGTTTACAGTGTGCATGGGCGTGCTGGCGCTGGGCTTGCGCATGTCGGCAGGATTTGAAAAAACCTTGCCGCAGCAGCACGAATATATCAAGACCTTCAACCAGTATCGGGAAGCGTTGTTCGGCGCCAACCGCCTGATCGTGGTGGTGCATGCCCGCCACGGCGACATCTGGAATCCGCCGGTGCTGCGCCAGTTGCTGGGTGTGACCGAAGCGGTGAATTATCTGCAGGGCGTCGATCGCAGCAGCGTCATGTCCTTATGGACGCCGAATGTGTTTTTCACGGAAATCACCGAAGAAGGCTTCAAGGCGCTGCCGATCACCGGCGGCGACATCATTCCGGACAAACTCAATCCACAGGTGATCGCCGACATCCGCGGCCGTGTGGCCGCTGGCGGCTATCTCGGCAACCTGGTCTCGCGCGACCAGACCAGCGCCATGGTGCTGGCGGAATTGCAGGACAGCGATCCGCAAACCGGGCAGCCGCTCGATTACCGCGTCTTCAACCAGCTGCTGGAAGACAAGGTGCGCAAGCAGTTTGAAAATGCCGATGTCGAGATCCAGATCATCGGCTTCGCCAAGGCCATCGGCGATATCGGCGAAGAAGCCAGTCGGGTCATGGAGTTCTTCGGCATCGCCTTGCTGCTGACCGCGGCCGCGGTCTACTGGTATTGCCGCTCGCTGCGCCTGACCTTGCTGCCGCTGGTGTGCTCGCTCAGTTCGCTGGTCTGGCAGTTCGGCACATTGCGGCTGCTGGGCTTCGGTCTCGATCCGCTGGCGATCCTGGTGCCGTTCCTGGTGTTTGCGATCGGCGTCTCGCATGGCGTGCAGCAGATCAATTTCATCGTGCGTGAAATTGCCGACGGCAAGAGCACCGAACTGGCGGCGCGCCACAGTTTCACCGGCCTGTTGATACCGGGTACGCTGGCGCTGGTGACCGCCTTTATCAGCTTCATCACGCTGACCCTGATTCCGATTCCGATGATCCGCGAGCTGGCGATCGCCGCCTCAATCGGTGTCGGCTACAAGATTGTCACTAACCTGGTGATGTTGCCGCTGGCCGCCTCGTATTTCAATTTCTCGCAGCAATATGCGCAACGCGCGATAGGCCGCCGCGAACAACACAATCGCTGGCTCAGTGGCCTGGCGCTGGTGGCGCGGCCGCGTAATGCCTGGATCGTGGTGACGTTTGGCGCATTGCTGTTCGGCGTGGCGGTGTGGCAGAGCCAGGGGCGCCATGTCGGAAGCCTACAGGCCGGGGCCGCCGAATTGCGTCCTGAGGCGCGCTTCAATCGCGATGCCGCCGATATTACAGCACGTTTCGACGTCGGCCTGGATTGGCTGACTGTAGTGTTCGAAGTGGCGCCTAGCGCCAAGCTGGATGCCTGCGCGCGCCCAGACGCCCAGCTCTTCATGGACGATTTCGCGCAGCAGATGAGCAGCGTGCCAGGTGTGCTATCAGTACGTTCGGTGGCTGATGTGCTAAAGGGCGTCAATGCCGGCCTCAACGAAGGCAACCCGAAGATGGCTACCATCACCCGCGACGCGCGCGGCCTCGGTTCGCAATTCGGCAGCGCCAACAACCAGTTGCACGGCTTTTCCTCATCGGATTGCCGCGCTCAAGGCGTCAACCTGTATCTCGGCGATCACAAGGCCACTACCATCAAAGGCGTGGTGGCGGCAGTTGAACAGTTCCGTCGCGAGAATCAACTGGCAGGTGTGAATATCCGCCTGGCGAGCGGCAATGCCGGCGTCCAGGCCGCCACCAATGAAGTGCTGGAACGCAGCGAACTGCCGATGATGCTGTATGTGTATGCCGCCATCCTGCTGCTGGTGCTGCTGGCCTACCGCGACTGGCGCGCGATGCTGGCCTGCTGCCTGCCACTGACGGTTGCCACCTGGCTCGGCTACTGGTTCATGAAAGACCTGAATATCGGCCTCACCGTGG
This DNA window, taken from Collimonas arenae, encodes the following:
- a CDS encoding flavin-containing monooxygenase, with the translated sequence MSASSVLSSNAAVCIIGGGPGGLSAARALKRQGISYEQFERHSDVGGIWDINNPGSPMYESAHFISSRDLSGYADFPMPKDYPDYPTNQQIVDYVRSFARAFGLYDNIRFGVSVKAIDKLPDGRWQVTLENGEQRHYRAVICATGCNWDPSLPEIKGHFNGEIRHSVSYKRGEEFKGKRVMVVGAGNSGADISCDAATYADAAFISMRRGYYFIPKHLFGVPADEFAEKGPQLPMWVERPVFSVILRMITGDLTRYGLQKPDHKLFESHPLMNTQLLHHLQHGNIAVRPDVERYDGDEVVFKDGSREKLDLVLYATGYKWSAPYAGRYFEWQGGRPQMYLSVFNRVHRNLFGIGYIETNSSAFKLFDAQAHLIASYLREQSAGVERVRTFDELIAHDDPDLSGGIKFIKSQRHTVYLEVHALKRYLKKLHKRIGWPALRDGDYLPLLKPQVAAIPSTRNDPLKEAA
- a CDS encoding SDR family NAD(P)-dependent oxidoreductase; translation: MKLGPEFAGRVALLTGAAGGIGREIAKRLDAAGLRLVLCDLNQDGLAELAAGLQQAPLLIAGDLCQRPLLEQIHATVEKEFGHLDILLNNAAVVRTDRFDEYTLDHIEGDLHINLITPLLLARIMVPLLKLAPDPRIINTISLGGVLPMPESPLYSASKFGLRGATLSIAVDFAKKGIKVGGILPSSVDTAQLRHEALTGGSALNFIDPPQSPAHVADEMLRMLLEPRFERYPKVSDAMMVRLAMLFPNQIGKIINWFEKKGQAGRKRYLEERGLTGQVVRW
- a CDS encoding MFS transporter, giving the protein MASSAAPATATVTTLDSTAPASAAPAAAMTAPSPRALLRLGVVYAVAINGTILTPFIVSTLMLRFGLDEGQATMMTGFEMLGMALSCMLLPHLAARFALRFAWIGTLGAITCQVASALLAGAQAVGIARGLAGVFEGMLFMLVAARVANQPSAERIWGAIILFAGLVNGALLIGISYLPERWAAQWLFLALAALIAIAAPLLLHAGRDIVHAPRQAASAAGLPWLRVGAVWLFTILIYGVQAGQWAVTELVGQHAGLATSTIGILLSLSSFLGFVGCIASSWRGSHRHRMPIICAAQLLMIVSLLWFFSTRNGAAYFSSQFLLNVGFYALTPFLTGLLSEIDEDGSLVSRTVVVTLVGVAFGTTLAGWLLTALGVEHFGMVLAAAVLLGVPLVAIAFSRPGTART
- a CDS encoding DUF1329 domain-containing protein, whose amino-acid sequence is MKIHPIQPKALVLLLAVAWGCGQLAAPASAQQAAKLGAELTPIGAEKAGNKDGTIPAWSGGDVTAAGYKAGQPRPNPYASDKPLLTINAANVDKYAARLSPGQVQLIKSIKGYRMDVYPTHRSCGYPEVVYERSKANVGFAKIAANGYELAEAKTAGYPFPMPANGVEAMWNFKMRYQGEGLTWAYATVVPPKGGSGIGEPLIQEDYILFPLSDPKNNTIAGAKGVESLYLSPYIAPAQFAGDVTLSHGYIGKPNDIWLYFASQRRVRRAPTYSYDAPILNDENLETIDQYTMYNGPLDRYDYKLVGKKEMIVPYNWNKVNSVENKIADVVQPTFLNRDLTRYETHRVWEIEATVKQGARHTFPKRTFYLDEDSWQILVQDLYDGQGKVQRVMESGVVMATELPACVQEAYASHDLSLGRYIAERIPAGQKQSDWLAGRDGRVKESMFEPDGLRRFASR
- a CDS encoding DUF1302 domain-containing protein, whose product is MKKMGRNTRPSFRPGMVVALALGTSTVISHSARAEQFDLGNGLRGSFDSSISFGVGVRTSSPNCTFIGQDNGGCASSGQVELARRDPVNFNQSYDLTRLNQDNGNLNYKSGQVFSAAVRGVHDLYLKAPDGWSGLMRAAWSYDFAADHTSYADLEPDARSHAVHDIRLLDAYVNKEFEIDQHPVRVRVGNQVISWGEDIFIPGGINSINAIDVRRAHSPGVQLKEIFRPAPILSLNAEVAKGLSVEGYYQTRWNGYEFDPVGTFFSTSDIVGRGSTGAFLPTSLVNSVTGPLGLPSAPPGTVGDTGTRIIGINPSTGLPFNRQLTAGELADPNLNPLYGPLVHSGSVIPRGIDHNPRNSGQFGLSTRYTFPDSGDELAFYYVRYHDKIPFASIRVNQGTTANPFGWQDIYLDYAEDRNLFGVSYNTRAGDWAFGTELSFRPKESIPIDPTIVANPANPYYCNADLNPANYRPTGYVCRGAIDQKKYQFHLTALNIFTPGGSFGGLLRALGATEGSFTSELAAAYYPDVDLNQGIPYSVTSDYRPPTKLSSGLVAQIGVNYPAAFGGQASYAPDLSVSYGVSGVSASALPGFIQGAGAVVVGLTVDFKTKPATKMRVDYTHNYGGGQSNLSRDRDFATFSFTTSF
- a CDS encoding efflux RND transporter permease subunit, with the protein product MSGTTQHRAREGRLTRLVAALEAILFRRRLAVLLTFAVFTVCMGVLALGLRMSAGFEKTLPQQHEYIKTFNQYREALFGANRLIVVVHARHGDIWNPPVLRQLLGVTEAVNYLQGVDRSSVMSLWTPNVFFTEITEEGFKALPITGGDIIPDKLNPQVIADIRGRVAAGGYLGNLVSRDQTSAMVLAELQDSDPQTGQPLDYRVFNQLLEDKVRKQFENADVEIQIIGFAKAIGDIGEEASRVMEFFGIALLLTAAAVYWYCRSLRLTLLPLVCSLSSLVWQFGTLRLLGFGLDPLAILVPFLVFAIGVSHGVQQINFIVREIADGKSTELAARHSFTGLLIPGTLALVTAFISFITLTLIPIPMIRELAIAASIGVGYKIVTNLVMLPLAASYFNFSQQYAQRAIGRREQHNRWLSGLALVARPRNAWIVVTFGALLFGVAVWQSQGRHVGSLQAGAAELRPEARFNRDAADITARFDVGLDWLTVVFEVAPSAKLDACARPDAQLFMDDFAQQMSSVPGVLSVRSVADVLKGVNAGLNEGNPKMATITRDARGLGSQFGSANNQLHGFSSSDCRAQGVNLYLGDHKATTIKGVVAAVEQFRRENQLAGVNIRLASGNAGVQAATNEVLERSELPMMLYVYAAILLLVLLAYRDWRAMLACCLPLTVATWLGYWFMKDLNIGLTVATLPVMVLATGIGVDYAFYIYNRLQLHLGAGIGISEAVERSLHETGVATVFTALTLSIGVATWSFSPLQFQADMGKLLTFMFLVNMVMAVTLLPAFAVVLETVFPRRAGLPRMPTYAAH